The following are encoded in a window of Doryrhamphus excisus isolate RoL2022-K1 chromosome 16, RoL_Dexc_1.0, whole genome shotgun sequence genomic DNA:
- the LOC131104143 gene encoding syntaphilin yields MSVSLTPSRKPSSGQRRRSAGTSGSNARCTHSDTSGSGTYQLKVKATEGSHTPRTYPSTHRRQAKHTVCSDNHGIRPPTPEQYLTPLQQKEVCIRHLRARLRENVERLQHRDCEIDDLRTQLYRMQEDWIEEECHRVEAQLALKEARKEIQHLQEVVESVRTNLGVREQDPHDHKPYSQSHDARPVGRSRSCGCSPASTLTRGATRTRLSSEALQLERSPNAPESSRASRLGGQAQVLLEAGLLSEQIPSQGHIRAMVPPSPTCERLRRGGAAVPMSHSCHSLGGVCRCAGHTYFPHHHLFLHLPQEEPPETVAAEPVPTPPAPAERKPEVRSRACSPTMTWLCEESVNEELSIISTTVDMLHSEEHHFTSALCPHPHSKEQKSAYTAKTPEEPHVCQPHPGATLPPRQQRTAPETDDNAKEEHETGNDSLQRCHWSPYFLVDLLALAMPVVPTMAWLCRVAPQDIMPVYQIGSLLRGCCAVALHSLRRQGAGEVRRRASMNGTSI; encoded by the exons ATGTCAGTGTCACTCACCCCGAGTAGGAAGCCTTCATCGGGTCAGCGCAG GCGCTCAGCAGGAACAAGCGGCAGCAATGCACGATGCACCCACAGTGACACGTCCGGGTCCGGCACCTACCAACTCAAAGTGAAGGCGACAGAGGGCAGCCACACACCGAGGACCTATCCCAGTACACACAG GCGTCAGGCGAAGCACACGGTGTGTAGTGACAACCATGGCATCAGGCCTCCCACCCCAGAGCAGTACCTCACCCCCCTGCAGCAGAAGGAGGTGTGCATACGTCATCTGCGAGCCAGGCTGAGGGAGAACGTGGAGAGATTACAACACAG GGACTGTGAAATCGACGACTTGAGGACTCAACTGTACAGGATGCAGGAAGACTGGATAGAAGAGGAATGCCACCGCGTGGAGGCCCAGTTGGCGCTAAAAGAGGCCCGCAAGGAAATCCAGCATCTTCAGGAAGTGGTAGAGTCAGTCAGGACCAACCTGGGTGTTCGGGAGCAGGACCCCCACGACCACAAGCCATACTCACAGTCACACGACGCAAGGCCGGTGGGAAGGTCTCGCTCCTGTGGATGTTCTCCCGCAAGCACTTTAACCCGCGGCGCCACCCGTACCCGCTTGAGCAGCGAGGCGCTGCAGCTGGAGCGTAGTCCGAACGCTCCCGAGTCCAGCAGAGCGTCACGTTTGGGAGGGCAGGCTCAAGTCCTCCTGGAGGCGGGGCTCCTCTCGGAGCAGATACCGTCACAGGGTCACATCAGAGCGATGGTGCCTCCTTCTCCGACCTGTGAAAGGTTGCGCAGAGGGGGCGCCGCGGTGCCAATGTCACACTCCTGCCACTCTCTCGGTGGCGTCTGCAGGTGCGCTGGACACACCTACTTCCCTCATCATCACTTGTTCCTGCACTTACCTCAGGAGGAGCCCCCGGAAACGGTTGCTGCTGAGCCAGTCCCGACTCCGCCTGCTCCGGCGGAGAGGAAACCAGAGGTGCGCTCGAGGGCCTGCAGCCCGACCATGACCTGGCTGTGTGAGGAAAGTGTTAATGAGGAATTGAGCATCATTTCTACAACAGTGGACATGCTTCATTCAGAGGAACATCACTTCACATCAGCTTTGTGTCCTCATCCACACAGCAAGGAGCAAAAGTCTGCGTACACGGCAAAGACCCCTGAGGAACCCCATGTGTGTCAGCCTCACCCAGGAGCCACGCTCCCACCGAGGCAACAACGCACCGCGCCGGAGACCGATGACAACGCCAAGGAGGAGCACGAAACAGGAAACGATTCGCTTCAGAGGTGTCACTGGAGTCCGTACTTCCTTGTGGATCTGCTGGCTTTGGCGATGCCGGTGGTTCCGACGATGGCGTGGCTGTGTCGCGTGGCGCCACAAGACATCATGCCCGTCTATCAGATCGGGTCTCTGCTCAGAGGCTGCTGCGCCGTGGCCCTACACTCGCTACGGAGGCAGGGTGCGGGCGAAGTACGCAGACGCGCCAGCATGAACGGAACATCCATTTGA